The stretch of DNA GCGGATTCTCGAACACGCTGACGGCCGGCAAGCCTCCCATGCTGGTCCACTGCGAATTCAAGAGTTCAAAGACAAAGAAGTCGGGAACGATGTAAACCGAAACGGTGGAATCAGAAAGTTGATCAAGCAAGAATTTGATCCGATCTTCCGCTCGCATTGGCAACGTGATCAGAATCGTGTCCACTTGACCATTGCGTGCTAGATCAACCAAATCGGTCAAGTTCCCCGCCATTTCCATTCCCGCACTTGCGGCGGACGTTTCGCGAATGATTGAGCGATCGTCGTAGTATCCGACGACTTGCAGCCCGAGCGAAGGGTCTTGCTCGATGTTGGCTGCGGTTTGGCGGCCGAGTTCGTTTTGTCCGGCGATCGCTACTCGACGCACTCCAATTCCTCGTCGCATCATGCCGCCTTGCACAATCCGCAAGCACATGCGTCCGAGCCCAATCAAAGCCGGTGCCAGAACCACCCAAGCTAACATCACGCTTCTCGCGAAATGCTCGCCATAGCGAGTTGCAAAGGCAAGCAGTGCCAACGCCAACACGGTCATGGACCACGTCGCCGCAAGCGTCGTCAATTCTCGGTCGGGCGTGCCCACATCGGGACGACGGTGCATCCCGGTCAATTGAGAGAACAGCAAGAACAAGACGACTGCAATCAATCCCATCGCCACCGACATCTCATCGACGTTTCCGCGGGCGAGCCACCGGACTATCGCGAGCGATGCCATCACGCTTGCGGCATCTAAGGCTGGTTGGGCAACATCGGCCCAGCGTCGCTGGGTCATGATCGAAGTTTGAGAATGCATGGTCTGGCTATGAACGATTAAGCGGGGACTTTATCGCATCAGACGTTGGGGTCGGAACAAGATGATAAGGTGAAAACAGACCGTGTCCCCATCGCCGTCTTGATGCTACTGACCAACCCTAGCTTGCCTTTGCGTCAAACCAGTCAAAACCAAGGTCCAAAGATGTAGCTTGATGCGTAAGTGCGCCACTACTGATGCGGTCCACACCAGTTTTCGCAATTTCGCCGATCGTAGCGATTGTGACGTTACCGGAGGCTTCGAGTTCAACCGGTGATTTAGCCGCGTCACGTATGGCTACGGCGCGAGCCAATCCGTCGAGTGAAAAATTGTCCAACAAGATGATGTCGGGCCCAGCGGGCAACACGTCGCGAAATTGGTCGATCGAATCGACTTCGATCTCGACAATCTCGGGTGCAACCAACCGTTCTACCTTCCCACCCCGCCACGCCAAGGCCGCCTTTGCTGCCGTCGAAGCTGCGATCGGACCGTCCGCATTACCGGCCAAAGCCAAGTGATTGTCCTTGATCAAGAAACCATCATGCAGCCCGCTTCGGTGATTGTGCCCACCTCCACAACGCACGGCATACTTCTCGATCAGCCGCCACCCGGGAGTCGTTTTCCGAGTGTCGTACAAGCGAGACTTCGATCCTTTGATCGCGTCGACGTACCGCTGCGTCAGCGTCGCGATGCCGCACAATCGGCAAAGAATGTTTAAAATCGTTCGCTCGGCGGTCAACAAATCACGAACGTTTCCCGTGATGCTAGCAATCGCTTGACCAGGTGTGAGTACATCGCCATCACGAATGTGCGAAACGACTTCCAAATCAGCATCGAATTCATCAACGATGATGGAAACGAGATCGTTCCCCGCGCAAACCCCTGATTTTCGCGGAACAATTTGACAACCACCACGACGATCGGCATCGATCAAGCACACCGTGGTCCAGTCAACTTGATCACGTAAATCTTCGTTGATCGACAAACGAACGATCGCTCGCAGGTCATCTTCCAACTGGGGATTGATTTCCACGGGTGCGTAATCTTTGGTCATCTGAGAGCGGGCTCCATTGGACAACGGGCAACAATAAGCTGATAATCTAGCGGCATGCGATCGGGAGCTCGTGAGAGTCCTCGTCAGGCAACAATTCACACCGGAAAGGTTGACGACCAGCATGACGGAGCGAACATCGAGCGTCGAGCCTCCTTTAGTCCGCCACAACGTCCGCGTGGCAATGAGCAGCCTTGCGATGGTCGCAGTGCTGGGCTGCTTGGCAGTATTGCCGTCGAAGCCGAGCGAACCCCAGCGTCGTAAATCGACGGTCGCCACTCTGGAGATCGATGTCAACTTGGCTTCCGAGATCGAGCTATCTCTGGCTCCGGGCGTAGGCCCCGTCCTGGCTAAACGAATCGTTGCCAATCGGGAACGCGAAGGAGCCTTTCCGACGTTGCAATCGCTTTGCCGTGTCCACGGTGTCGGCCCGAAAACGCTTGACCAGATTGCAACTATCTGTGTCGTCGATCCGCCTCAAGAACCAATGCCCGACCACATTGCCGATCGTCGCTAGCGGTTCACGGATGGAACGCGTTTAGCTTACTTTCGGCAAAATGCCGCTGTATTGCAGCGATGTCGTCCCATGTCCTTACTAGGGATTCGTTGAACTAGCCAGCAACGCTAGGATTGAAGGACCGAGGTTCCCTTCCTTTGCCCGATTCAATCTGTTCATGACTGACCCATTACCATTGGCTGACTTCGACCTCCATTGCCCGTTTCAACCCGGCGGAGACCAACCTGCCGCGATTGAGGCGTTGACGCGAGGTTTCAAATCGGGACGCGAAAGTCAGGTTTTGTTGGGGGCGACGGGTACCGGCAAGACGTTTACGATGGCGAACGTGATCGCCAATCTGCGTCGGCCCGCATTGGTCCTTAGCCATAACAAGACATTGGCCGCTCAACTCTATGGTGAGTTCAAAGAGTTCTTTCCCAACAATGCCGTCCACTATTTTGTTAGCTACTACGACTACTACCAACCCGAAGCCTACATTCCACAGCGCGATGTCTACATCGAGAAAGACTCGTCGATCAATGAGGAAATTGATCGGCTTCGCTTGGCCACCACAAGCTCGCTCGTAAGTCGTCGCGACGTCGTCATCATCGCCTCGGTCAGTAGTATCTACGGACTAGGATCGCCGAAGGATTACAAAGAGCAAACGGTGGCTCTTCATCGCGGAGAGCAAA from Rubripirellula amarantea encodes:
- a CDS encoding undecaprenyl-phosphate glucose phosphotransferase, giving the protein MTQRRWADVAQPALDAASVMASLAIVRWLARGNVDEMSVAMGLIAVVLFLLFSQLTGMHRRPDVGTPDRELTTLAATWSMTVLALALLAFATRYGEHFARSVMLAWVVLAPALIGLGRMCLRIVQGGMMRRGIGVRRVAIAGQNELGRQTAANIEQDPSLGLQVVGYYDDRSIIRETSAASAGMEMAGNLTDLVDLARNGQVDTILITLPMRAEDRIKFLLDQLSDSTVSVYIVPDFFVFELLNSQWTSMGGLPAVSVFENPLFGVDGMVKRVADVTLAMIGLIAAAIPMLIIAMAVKMSSPGPVFFRQRRYGLDGREILVWKFRSMRTCDNGPVVKQATKDDPRITRVGGILRRTSLDELPQLFNVIEGSMSLVGPRPHASAHNEQYRSLIRGYMLRHKVKPGITGLAQVNGCRGETETLDKMQNRVEWDHRYIRGWSIWLDLKILVRTVFVVLKRDQAY
- the nadC gene encoding carboxylating nicotinate-nucleotide diphosphorylase, producing the protein MTKDYAPVEINPQLEDDLRAIVRLSINEDLRDQVDWTTVCLIDADRRGGCQIVPRKSGVCAGNDLVSIIVDEFDADLEVVSHIRDGDVLTPGQAIASITGNVRDLLTAERTILNILCRLCGIATLTQRYVDAIKGSKSRLYDTRKTTPGWRLIEKYAVRCGGGHNHRSGLHDGFLIKDNHLALAGNADGPIAASTAAKAALAWRGGKVERLVAPEIVEIEVDSIDQFRDVLPAGPDIILLDNFSLDGLARAVAIRDAAKSPVELEASGNVTIATIGEIAKTGVDRISSGALTHQATSLDLGFDWFDAKAS
- a CDS encoding ComEA family DNA-binding protein yields the protein MTERTSSVEPPLVRHNVRVAMSSLAMVAVLGCLAVLPSKPSEPQRRKSTVATLEIDVNLASEIELSLAPGVGPVLAKRIVANREREGAFPTLQSLCRVHGVGPKTLDQIATICVVDPPQEPMPDHIADRR